A DNA window from Rhipicephalus sanguineus isolate Rsan-2018 chromosome 8, BIME_Rsan_1.4, whole genome shotgun sequence contains the following coding sequences:
- the LOC119403349 gene encoding uncharacterized protein LOC119403349 isoform X2 → MVLRIGRANFTGTTSTRLCEDHFTQDQFEPLILQNLGIKKLKLDAVPSIFTPFVKIKQEVTGTPATSRTHEDRLGSSLKDTSTDDVKDPSLTSAHGIHDSLAASSETTLQISNIRTADTFTNDVKDLSLISTQGNEDSLAASSETTLQISNIRTEDTFTDDVKDPSLISTQGIQDSLAASSETTLQISNIRTEDTFTDDFKDASLISTQGIQDSLAASSETTLQISNIRTEDTSSKDFKDPSLHSTHGIQDSLAATSETTMQISNIRTEDAASWPESHGTSSGTSEEKPYFASYSIVTPTFSADPLAGHGAPVCYGPPPENQILPSLSNAELHKRMLELEYQAESARRRLQLANRQKNKVIKRV, encoded by the exons ATGGTGCTGCGCATCGGGCGCGCGAATTTCACCGGCACCACGTCCACGCGTCTTTGCGAG GATCATTTTACGCAAGACCAATTCGAGCCTTTGATCCTGCAAAATCTTGGCATAAAGAAACTGAAGCTGGACGCTGTACCCAGCATCTTCACGCCATTTGTGAAAATCAAGCAAGAAGTTACCG GTACCCCCGCCACATCACGTACTCACGAAGATCGTCTTGGCAGTTCCTTAAAAG ACACTTCCACTGATGATGTGAAAGACCCGTCTTTGACTTCCGCGCACG GCATCCATGATTCGCTGGCGGCTTCGTCGGAAACCACTTTGCAGATCAGCAACATTCGTACTGCAG ACACTTTTACTAATGACGTCAAGGACCTTTCTTTGATTTCGACGCAAG GCAACGAGGATTCGCTGGCGGCTTCGTCGGAAACCACTCTGCAGATTAGCAACATTCGTACTGAAg ACACTTTTACTGATGACGTCAAGGACCCTTCTTTGATTTCGACGCAAG GCATCCAGGATTCGCTGGCGGCTTCGTCGGAAACCACTCTACAAATTAGCAACATTCGTACTGAAG ACACTTTTACTGATGACTTCAAGGACGCTTCTTTGATTTCGACGCAAG GCATCCAGGATTCGCTGGCGGCTTCGTCGGAAACCACTCTGCAGATTAGCAACATTCGTACTGAAG ACACTTCTTCTAAAGACTTCAAAGAcccttctttgcattccacgcACG GTATCCAGGATTCGCTGGCGGCTACGTCGGAAACCACTATGCAGATTAGCAACATCCGTACTGAAG ATGCAGCTTCTTGGCCCGAAAGCCATGGTACGTCGTCAGGGACGTCGGAAGAGAAGCCTTATTTTGCTTCGTACTCAATCGTGACTCCCACTTTTTCAG CCGATCCATTAGCCGGCCACGGCGCCCCGGTCTGCTACGGGCCGCCACCAGAGAACCAGATTCTTCCTTCACTAAGCAACGCCGAGCTCCACAAACGGATGCTCGAACTCGAATATCAAGCGGAAAGCGCACGGCGTAGATTGCAGCTGGCGAATCGCCAGAAGAACAAAGTGATCAAGAGAGTATGA
- the LOC119403349 gene encoding aggrecan core protein-like isoform X3, protein MVLRIGRANFTGTTSTRLCEDHFTQDQFEPLILQNLGIKKLKLDAVPSIFTPFVKIKQEVTGTPATSRTHEDRLGSSLKDTSTDDVKDPSLTSAHGIQDSLAATSETTLQISNIGTDDTFTDDVKDPLISTQGIHDSLAASSETTLQISNIRTADTFTNDVKDLSLISTQGNEDSLAASSETTLQISNIRTEDTFTDDVKDPSLISTQGIQDSLAASSETTLQISNIRTEDTSSKDFKDPSLHSTHGIQDSLAATSETTMQISNIRTEDAASWPESHGTSSGTSEEKPYFASYSIVTPTFSADPLAGHGAPVCYGPPPENQILPSLSNAELHKRMLELEYQAESARRRLQLANRQKNKVIKRV, encoded by the exons ATGGTGCTGCGCATCGGGCGCGCGAATTTCACCGGCACCACGTCCACGCGTCTTTGCGAG GATCATTTTACGCAAGACCAATTCGAGCCTTTGATCCTGCAAAATCTTGGCATAAAGAAACTGAAGCTGGACGCTGTACCCAGCATCTTCACGCCATTTGTGAAAATCAAGCAAGAAGTTACCG GTACCCCCGCCACATCACGTACTCACGAAGATCGTCTTGGCAGTTCCTTAAAAG ACACTTCCACTGATGATGTGAAAGACCCGTCTTTGACTTCCGCGCACG GCATCCAGGATTCGCTGGCGGCTACGTCGGAAACCACTCTGCAGATTAGCAACATTGGTACTGACG ACACTTTTACTGATGACGTAAAGGACCCTTTAATTTCGACACAAG GCATCCATGATTCGCTGGCGGCTTCGTCGGAAACCACTTTGCAGATCAGCAACATTCGTACTGCAG ACACTTTTACTAATGACGTCAAGGACCTTTCTTTGATTTCGACGCAAG GCAACGAGGATTCGCTGGCGGCTTCGTCGGAAACCACTCTGCAGATTAGCAACATTCGTACTGAAg ACACTTTTACTGATGACGTCAAGGACCCTTCTTTGATTTCGACGCAAG GCATCCAGGATTCGCTGGCGGCTTCGTCGGAAACCACTCTGCAGATTAGCAACATTCGTACTGAAG ACACTTCTTCTAAAGACTTCAAAGAcccttctttgcattccacgcACG GTATCCAGGATTCGCTGGCGGCTACGTCGGAAACCACTATGCAGATTAGCAACATCCGTACTGAAG ATGCAGCTTCTTGGCCCGAAAGCCATGGTACGTCGTCAGGGACGTCGGAAGAGAAGCCTTATTTTGCTTCGTACTCAATCGTGACTCCCACTTTTTCAG CCGATCCATTAGCCGGCCACGGCGCCCCGGTCTGCTACGGGCCGCCACCAGAGAACCAGATTCTTCCTTCACTAAGCAACGCCGAGCTCCACAAACGGATGCTCGAACTCGAATATCAAGCGGAAAGCGCACGGCGTAGATTGCAGCTGGCGAATCGCCAGAAGAACAAAGTGATCAAGAGAGTATGA
- the LOC119403349 gene encoding aggrecan core protein-like isoform X1, with translation MVLRIGRANFTGTTSTRLCEDHFTQDQFEPLILQNLGIKKLKLDAVPSIFTPFVKIKQEVTGTPATSRTHEDRLGSSLKDTSTDDVKDPSLTSAHGIQDSLAATSETTLQISNIGTDDTFTDDVKDPLISTQGIHDSLAASSETTLQISNIRTADTFTNDVKDLSLISTQGNEDSLAASSETTLQISNIRTEDTFTDDVKDPSLISTQGIQDSLAASSETTLQISNIRTEDTFTDDFKDASLISTQGIQDSLAASSETTLQISNIRTEDTSSKDFKDPSLHSTHGIQDSLAATSETTMQISNIRTEDAASWPESHGTSSGTSEEKPYFASYSIVTPTFSADPLAGHGAPVCYGPPPENQILPSLSNAELHKRMLELEYQAESARRRLQLANRQKNKVIKRV, from the exons ATGGTGCTGCGCATCGGGCGCGCGAATTTCACCGGCACCACGTCCACGCGTCTTTGCGAG GATCATTTTACGCAAGACCAATTCGAGCCTTTGATCCTGCAAAATCTTGGCATAAAGAAACTGAAGCTGGACGCTGTACCCAGCATCTTCACGCCATTTGTGAAAATCAAGCAAGAAGTTACCG GTACCCCCGCCACATCACGTACTCACGAAGATCGTCTTGGCAGTTCCTTAAAAG ACACTTCCACTGATGATGTGAAAGACCCGTCTTTGACTTCCGCGCACG GCATCCAGGATTCGCTGGCGGCTACGTCGGAAACCACTCTGCAGATTAGCAACATTGGTACTGACG ACACTTTTACTGATGACGTAAAGGACCCTTTAATTTCGACACAAG GCATCCATGATTCGCTGGCGGCTTCGTCGGAAACCACTTTGCAGATCAGCAACATTCGTACTGCAG ACACTTTTACTAATGACGTCAAGGACCTTTCTTTGATTTCGACGCAAG GCAACGAGGATTCGCTGGCGGCTTCGTCGGAAACCACTCTGCAGATTAGCAACATTCGTACTGAAg ACACTTTTACTGATGACGTCAAGGACCCTTCTTTGATTTCGACGCAAG GCATCCAGGATTCGCTGGCGGCTTCGTCGGAAACCACTCTACAAATTAGCAACATTCGTACTGAAG ACACTTTTACTGATGACTTCAAGGACGCTTCTTTGATTTCGACGCAAG GCATCCAGGATTCGCTGGCGGCTTCGTCGGAAACCACTCTGCAGATTAGCAACATTCGTACTGAAG ACACTTCTTCTAAAGACTTCAAAGAcccttctttgcattccacgcACG GTATCCAGGATTCGCTGGCGGCTACGTCGGAAACCACTATGCAGATTAGCAACATCCGTACTGAAG ATGCAGCTTCTTGGCCCGAAAGCCATGGTACGTCGTCAGGGACGTCGGAAGAGAAGCCTTATTTTGCTTCGTACTCAATCGTGACTCCCACTTTTTCAG CCGATCCATTAGCCGGCCACGGCGCCCCGGTCTGCTACGGGCCGCCACCAGAGAACCAGATTCTTCCTTCACTAAGCAACGCCGAGCTCCACAAACGGATGCTCGAACTCGAATATCAAGCGGAAAGCGCACGGCGTAGATTGCAGCTGGCGAATCGCCAGAAGAACAAAGTGATCAAGAGAGTATGA
- the LOC119403349 gene encoding uncharacterized protein LOC119403349 isoform X4: protein MVLRIGRANFTGTTSTRLCEDHFTQDQFEPLILQNLGIKKLKLDAVPSIFTPFVKIKQEVTGTPATSRTHEDRLGSSLKDTSTDDVKDPSLTSAHGIQDSLAATSETTLQISNIGTDDTFTDDVKDPLISTQGIHDSLAASSETTLQISNIRTADTFTNDVKDLSLISTQGNEDSLAASSETTLQISNIRTEDTSSKDFKDPSLHSTHGIQDSLAATSETTMQISNIRTEDAASWPESHGTSSGTSEEKPYFASYSIVTPTFSADPLAGHGAPVCYGPPPENQILPSLSNAELHKRMLELEYQAESARRRLQLANRQKNKVIKRV from the exons ATGGTGCTGCGCATCGGGCGCGCGAATTTCACCGGCACCACGTCCACGCGTCTTTGCGAG GATCATTTTACGCAAGACCAATTCGAGCCTTTGATCCTGCAAAATCTTGGCATAAAGAAACTGAAGCTGGACGCTGTACCCAGCATCTTCACGCCATTTGTGAAAATCAAGCAAGAAGTTACCG GTACCCCCGCCACATCACGTACTCACGAAGATCGTCTTGGCAGTTCCTTAAAAG ACACTTCCACTGATGATGTGAAAGACCCGTCTTTGACTTCCGCGCACG GCATCCAGGATTCGCTGGCGGCTACGTCGGAAACCACTCTGCAGATTAGCAACATTGGTACTGACG ACACTTTTACTGATGACGTAAAGGACCCTTTAATTTCGACACAAG GCATCCATGATTCGCTGGCGGCTTCGTCGGAAACCACTTTGCAGATCAGCAACATTCGTACTGCAG ACACTTTTACTAATGACGTCAAGGACCTTTCTTTGATTTCGACGCAAG GCAACGAGGATTCGCTGGCGGCTTCGTCGGAAACCACTCTGCAGATTAGCAACATTCGTACTGAAg ACACTTCTTCTAAAGACTTCAAAGAcccttctttgcattccacgcACG GTATCCAGGATTCGCTGGCGGCTACGTCGGAAACCACTATGCAGATTAGCAACATCCGTACTGAAG ATGCAGCTTCTTGGCCCGAAAGCCATGGTACGTCGTCAGGGACGTCGGAAGAGAAGCCTTATTTTGCTTCGTACTCAATCGTGACTCCCACTTTTTCAG CCGATCCATTAGCCGGCCACGGCGCCCCGGTCTGCTACGGGCCGCCACCAGAGAACCAGATTCTTCCTTCACTAAGCAACGCCGAGCTCCACAAACGGATGCTCGAACTCGAATATCAAGCGGAAAGCGCACGGCGTAGATTGCAGCTGGCGAATCGCCAGAAGAACAAAGTGATCAAGAGAGTATGA